In Mastigocladopsis repens PCC 10914, a single window of DNA contains:
- the rplN gene encoding 50S ribosomal protein L14, which yields MIQPQTYLNVADNSGARKLMCIRVLGAGNRRYGFVGDRIIAVVKDAQPNMAVKKSDVVEAVIVRTRHNINRDSGMSIRFDDNAAVIINKDGNPRGTRVFGPVARELRDKSFTKIVSLAPEVL from the coding sequence GTGATTCAACCCCAAACTTACCTTAATGTCGCAGATAATAGCGGTGCCCGCAAACTCATGTGCATCCGCGTATTAGGAGCAGGTAACCGCCGTTACGGCTTCGTAGGCGATCGGATTATCGCCGTAGTCAAAGATGCTCAGCCAAATATGGCTGTGAAGAAGTCCGATGTTGTAGAGGCAGTTATTGTCCGTACCCGTCATAACATTAATCGAGACAGCGGTATGAGTATTCGTTTTGACGACAATGCCGCAGTCATCATCAACAAAGACGGGAACCCCAGAGGAACACGGGTTTTTGGACCAGTCGCACGGGAACTGCGTGACAAAAGCTTTACCAAAATTGTCTCTCTGGCTCCGGAGGTGCTGTAA
- the rplB gene encoding 50S ribosomal protein L2 produces the protein MGTRSYRPYTPSTRQVTISDFSEITKTEPEKSLTVSLHRPKGRNNQGRITVRHRGGGHKRLYRIIDFKRDKRGIRATVKAIEYDPNRNARIALLQYEDGEKRYILQPNGLKVGGTVVAGSDAPIEDGNALPLSNIPLGTSVHNVELKPGKGGQIVRAAGATAQVVAKEGNYVTLKLPSGEVRMIRRECYATIGQVGNIDARNLSSGKAGRTRWKGRRPQVRGSVMNPVDHPHGGGEGRAPIGRPGPVTPWGKPALGKKTRKPKKASSKLIVRRRRKSSKRGRGGRES, from the coding sequence ATGGGTACTCGCTCTTATCGCCCTTATACCCCCAGTACTCGCCAAGTTACGATTTCTGACTTCTCGGAGATTACCAAAACCGAGCCAGAAAAATCTCTAACTGTATCACTACATCGCCCCAAAGGTAGGAATAACCAGGGGCGGATCACTGTTCGCCACCGAGGTGGAGGTCACAAGCGCCTTTACCGCATTATCGACTTTAAGCGCGATAAGCGTGGTATTCGTGCCACAGTGAAAGCCATTGAATATGACCCCAACCGCAACGCGCGGATTGCCCTTTTGCAATACGAAGACGGCGAAAAGCGTTACATCCTTCAACCCAACGGTTTGAAGGTAGGAGGAACAGTTGTTGCGGGTTCAGATGCTCCGATAGAAGATGGCAATGCCTTGCCCCTTTCCAACATTCCCTTAGGAACCAGCGTTCATAACGTAGAATTGAAACCCGGTAAGGGCGGTCAAATCGTTCGTGCTGCTGGTGCAACCGCTCAAGTTGTGGCAAAAGAAGGTAACTACGTAACACTCAAGTTGCCTTCTGGAGAAGTCCGGATGATTCGCCGCGAGTGCTACGCCACCATTGGACAAGTCGGTAATATTGATGCTAGAAACCTGAGTTCGGGTAAAGCAGGTAGAACTCGCTGGAAGGGTCGCCGTCCTCAGGTCAGAGGTAGTGTGATGAACCCAGTTGACCACCCACATGGTGGTGGTGAAGGTCGGGCACCCATCGGTAGACCAGGACCTGTGACACCTTGGGGTAAACCAGCTTTGGGTAAAAAGACACGCAAGCCCAAGAAAGCCAGTAGCAAGTTAATTGTGCGCCGTCGCCGCAAATCTTCTAAACGCGGTCGCGGTGGTCGTGAATCGTAA
- a CDS encoding 50S ribosomal protein L23, which translates to MSKTKIDPRNLPDLVRRPIVTEKATILMEQNQYTFEVTPKATKPQIKAAIEDLFNVKVEKVNTIMPPRKKRRVGKFIGYKPQYKRAIVTVAASDVDKIRQVLFPEV; encoded by the coding sequence GTGAGTAAGACTAAGATTGACCCCCGCAACCTTCCTGACCTTGTGCGTCGCCCAATTGTCACTGAAAAGGCGACTATTCTGATGGAGCAAAATCAATATACTTTTGAAGTCACTCCAAAAGCAACAAAGCCACAAATCAAAGCGGCGATAGAAGATTTATTTAACGTCAAGGTTGAAAAGGTAAACACCATAATGCCACCACGCAAAAAGCGGCGCGTTGGTAAGTTTATTGGTTATAAGCCCCAATATAAGCGAGCCATCGTAACAGTGGCGGCATCGGACGTAGACAAGATTAGACAGGTTCTATTCCCAGAGGTTTAA
- the rplX gene encoding 50S ribosomal protein L24 yields the protein MAIKKKNQPKVFYKMHVKTGDTVQVIAGKDKGKVGEVIRALPQVSKVVVKGVNLVTKHVKPQQEGESGRIVTQEAPIHSSNVMLYSTKQNVASRICYTFTQEGKKVRMLKKTGEIIDK from the coding sequence ATGGCAATCAAGAAGAAGAATCAGCCGAAAGTTTTTTACAAAATGCATGTAAAAACAGGCGATACCGTACAAGTTATTGCTGGGAAAGACAAAGGTAAAGTCGGTGAAGTGATCAGAGCGCTTCCCCAAGTCAGTAAAGTTGTGGTCAAAGGTGTAAACCTGGTAACCAAGCACGTCAAACCCCAGCAAGAAGGTGAATCAGGGCGCATTGTGACCCAAGAAGCCCCAATCCACAGTTCTAACGTAATGCTATATTCCACTAAGCAAAACGTTGCCAGTCGCATCTGCTACACTTTCACACAAGAAGGTAAGAAAGTTAGGATGCTCAAGAAAACTGGCGAAATCATTGATAAATAG
- the rpsQ gene encoding 30S ribosomal protein S17, which yields MAIKERVGLVVSDKMQKTVVVAIENRAPHPKYGKIVVQTKRYKVHDEDNKCKVGDRVRIQETRPLSKTKRWTVTEILTTKLS from the coding sequence ATGGCAATTAAAGAAAGAGTTGGCTTAGTCGTCAGCGACAAAATGCAAAAAACGGTGGTGGTCGCCATCGAAAACCGCGCTCCCCACCCCAAATACGGCAAAATCGTTGTACAAACCAAGCGCTATAAAGTACACGATGAAGATAATAAGTGCAAAGTGGGCGATCGCGTTCGCATTCAGGAAACACGACCCCTCAGTAAAACTAAGCGCTGGACAGTCACAGAAATCCTGACTACCAAACTCAGCTAA
- the rplE gene encoding 50S ribosomal protein L5: protein MATTRLKTLYQETIVPKLMKQFEYQNIHQVPKLVKVTVNRGLGEASQNAKALEASLSEIALVTGQKPVVTRAKKAIAGFKIRQGMPVGIMVTLRSERMYAFLDRLINLSLPRIRDFRGISPKSFDGRGNYTLGVREQLIFPEVEYDRIDQIRGMDISIITTAKTDEEGRALLKEMGMPFRDQ from the coding sequence ATGGCAACAACAAGACTTAAAACTCTATACCAAGAAACAATTGTCCCCAAACTGATGAAACAGTTTGAATACCAAAACATTCATCAGGTACCGAAGTTAGTGAAAGTCACTGTAAACCGAGGATTAGGGGAAGCATCTCAAAATGCTAAAGCGTTGGAAGCGTCTTTAAGCGAAATTGCCCTCGTTACCGGTCAAAAGCCTGTAGTGACACGGGCAAAAAAAGCGATCGCTGGCTTCAAAATTCGTCAAGGTATGCCCGTTGGCATCATGGTGACTTTAAGAAGCGAAAGGATGTATGCCTTTCTCGACCGTTTAATTAACCTGTCACTACCAAGAATTCGGGACTTTCGCGGTATTAGTCCCAAAAGCTTTGATGGTCGCGGCAACTATACTCTAGGTGTCAGAGAGCAACTCATTTTTCCAGAAGTTGAGTACGACAGAATTGACCAAATTCGTGGTATGGATATTTCCATCATCACCACGGCAAAGACTGACGAAGAGGGTCGCGCCTTACTTAAAGAAATGGGAATGCCCTTTCGGGATCAATAA
- the rpsH gene encoding 30S ribosomal protein S8: MAVNDTIADMLTRIRNANMARHQTTQVPSTKMTRSIVKVLREEGFIADFEEAGEGVKRNLVISLKYKGKNRQPLITALKRVSKPGLRVYSNKKELPRVLGGIGIAIISTSSGIMTDREARRQSLGGEVLCYVW; this comes from the coding sequence ATGGCGGTTAACGACACAATTGCAGATATGCTCACGCGCATCCGCAATGCCAACATGGCGCGGCATCAAACTACACAAGTGCCATCCACAAAAATGACTCGTAGCATCGTAAAAGTGCTGCGCGAGGAAGGCTTTATTGCTGATTTTGAAGAAGCAGGGGAAGGAGTGAAGCGCAATTTGGTGATTTCCTTGAAATACAAGGGCAAAAATCGCCAGCCTCTCATCACTGCCCTGAAGCGGGTTAGTAAGCCTGGTTTGCGCGTTTACTCCAATAAAAAAGAACTACCAAGAGTGCTAGGCGGTATCGGTATTGCCATTATTTCTACATCCAGTGGCATTATGACTGACCGGGAAGCACGACGTCAGAGCTTGGGTGGTGAAGTACTTTGCTACGTTTGGTAG
- the rplV gene encoding 50S ribosomal protein L22, giving the protein MAIDTTEVKAIARYVRMSPYKVRRVLDQIRGRSYREALIILEFMPYRACDPVLKVLRSAAANAEHNAGLDRADLIITQAYADQGPVLKRFQPRAQGRAYQIRKPTCHITVAVATDPDAAQ; this is encoded by the coding sequence ATGGCAATAGATACGACTGAAGTGAAAGCGATCGCCCGTTATGTACGGATGTCTCCCTATAAAGTGCGTCGTGTACTCGACCAAATTCGCGGGCGATCGTACCGAGAAGCACTAATTATCCTAGAATTCATGCCCTATCGAGCTTGCGACCCAGTATTGAAGGTTTTAAGAAGCGCTGCAGCTAATGCAGAGCATAACGCTGGGCTAGACAGAGCTGATCTGATCATTACTCAAGCCTACGCAGATCAAGGTCCGGTGCTGAAACGGTTCCAACCTAGGGCACAAGGTCGCGCTTACCAAATTCGCAAGCCGACGTGTCATATCACTGTGGCTGTTGCTACTGACCCTGACGCAGCTCAATAA
- the rpsC gene encoding 30S ribosomal protein S3, with translation MGQKIHPVGFRLGITQEHQSRWFADPSRYPELLQEDHKLRKYIEQKLGRYAQNNAGISEVRIDRKADQIDLEVRTARPGVVVGRGGQGIESLRTGLQQLLGSNRQIRINVVEVQRVDADAYLISEYIAQQLERRVSFRRVVRQAIQRAQRAGVQGIKIQVSGRLNGAEIARTEWTREGRVPLHTLRADIDYAYCTAKTVYGILGIKVWVFKGEIIPGQEETPPPTTSRDRPPSRRQQRRRQQFEDRSNEG, from the coding sequence GTGGGACAGAAGATACATCCAGTAGGTTTTCGCTTGGGGATTACCCAAGAGCATCAATCGCGTTGGTTTGCCGACCCCAGTCGTTATCCAGAACTTCTACAAGAAGACCATAAACTCCGTAAATATATAGAACAAAAGCTGGGTAGATACGCTCAAAACAACGCTGGGATTTCTGAAGTACGCATTGATCGCAAAGCAGATCAAATCGATTTAGAGGTACGTACAGCTCGACCTGGCGTAGTCGTAGGTCGAGGCGGACAAGGCATTGAATCTTTACGTACTGGTCTTCAGCAACTGTTAGGCAGCAATCGCCAAATTCGCATTAACGTCGTTGAAGTACAACGAGTTGATGCTGATGCCTACCTGATTTCTGAATACATTGCTCAACAGCTAGAACGTCGCGTTTCCTTCCGACGGGTGGTACGGCAAGCCATTCAGCGTGCCCAACGTGCTGGCGTGCAAGGCATCAAAATTCAAGTCAGCGGACGGCTTAACGGTGCAGAAATTGCCCGGACAGAGTGGACTCGTGAGGGAAGAGTCCCTTTACACACCTTGCGTGCTGATATTGACTACGCATACTGCACAGCCAAAACTGTCTACGGCATTCTCGGTATCAAGGTGTGGGTGTTCAAAGGAGAAATCATTCCCGGACAGGAAGAAACGCCTCCCCCAACAACAAGTCGCGATCGCCCTCCATCTCGCCGTCAACAACGCCGTCGTCAGCAATTTGAAGACCGTTCCAATGAAGGATAG
- the rplP gene encoding 50S ribosomal protein L16, with protein MLSPRRTKFRKQQRGRMTGLASRGSTLNFGDFALQALEPCWITSRQIEASRRAMTRYIRRGGKIWIRIFPDKPVTMRPAETRMGSGKGSPEYWVAVVKPGRILFEIAGVPEATAREAMRLAAYKLPIKTKFITRSQEEQQV; from the coding sequence ATGCTAAGTCCAAGAAGAACTAAATTCCGCAAACAACAGCGCGGACGGATGACCGGTCTAGCCAGTCGCGGCAGTACCCTCAACTTCGGCGATTTCGCGCTTCAAGCTTTAGAACCCTGCTGGATCACCTCTCGTCAAATTGAGGCTTCTCGTCGGGCAATGACTCGTTATATCCGCCGGGGTGGCAAAATCTGGATTCGGATTTTCCCCGACAAACCAGTGACGATGCGTCCGGCTGAAACCCGGATGGGTTCTGGTAAGGGTTCTCCTGAGTACTGGGTTGCAGTCGTCAAGCCAGGACGAATTCTGTTTGAAATTGCAGGCGTTCCCGAAGCAACTGCCCGCGAAGCAATGCGTTTGGCTGCTTATAAGTTGCCCATTAAAACTAAGTTCATTACACGCTCCCAAGAGGAACAGCAGGTGTAG
- the rpmC gene encoding 50S ribosomal protein L29 — protein sequence MPLPKISEARELTDEQLATAIIAVKKELFQLRLQKATRQLDKPHKFRHARHRLAQLMTVEGERKRAAASQPTKESE from the coding sequence ATGCCTCTTCCCAAGATTTCAGAAGCTAGAGAATTAACTGACGAGCAATTGGCGACAGCTATAATTGCTGTCAAAAAGGAACTGTTTCAGTTGCGTTTGCAAAAAGCAACCAGACAACTAGACAAACCCCACAAGTTCAGACACGCTCGCCATCGTTTGGCACAATTAATGACTGTGGAAGGAGAGCGCAAACGGGCGGCAGCCAGTCAACCCACCAAAGAGTCAGAGTAG
- the rpsS gene encoding 30S ribosomal protein S19 → MGRSLKKGPFVADHLLSKIEKLNENNRKEVIKTWSRASTILPVMVGHTIAVHNGRQHVPIFISDQMVGHKLGEFAPTRTFRGHSKSDKKSGR, encoded by the coding sequence ATGGGTCGTTCTCTAAAAAAAGGTCCCTTCGTTGCGGATCATCTTCTTAGCAAAATTGAAAAGCTCAACGAAAACAACAGAAAAGAAGTCATTAAAACGTGGTCGCGGGCTTCGACAATTTTGCCTGTCATGGTAGGTCATACCATCGCTGTTCATAACGGACGCCAGCACGTCCCAATTTTCATATCAGACCAAATGGTAGGACATAAATTGGGCGAATTTGCACCCACACGCACTTTTAGAGGTCACTCCAAGAGTGACAAAAAATCAGGTAGATAG